A single region of the Methanobrevibacter sp. genome encodes:
- a CDS encoding phosphorylcholine transferase LicD → MSVIGKIKQKFLESSGSYNHYKNENEILNKKFNKEIKSLNKKISMLEKKNEYYEKVIDSNTFLFNTLFLDYELKPKGILKNMQVLCQELLDFTVNVCNKYELGYWLEAGNLLGAVRHGGFIPWDDDMDIAMMRKEYNKFSDIIDEEVVYQGLDDVIIIHKDQEVRKYFINPFIKLDYMYGENVLSGIDVFPFDFTNNYKMSPKNHAKERDKFYKKLCTGHSRDEVINDYYDNMDLNWDDGEFIIPGLETPRYSAGYNHKFYLWKKSRFLPFKTLEFNGKGYKVPNDPDYYLSTTYSNHMKIPSVINHHHTNVADVRNVEDINLAYEKAIKRLNSVNLDFK, encoded by the coding sequence ATGTCAGTAATCGGTAAAATTAAACAAAAATTCTTGGAAAGTAGTGGTTCTTACAATCATTATAAAAATGAAAATGAAATTTTAAATAAAAAATTCAATAAAGAAATAAAATCCTTAAATAAGAAAATTTCAATGTTAGAAAAGAAGAATGAATATTATGAAAAGGTAATAGATTCAAATACATTTCTTTTCAATACTTTATTTTTAGATTATGAATTAAAACCTAAAGGGATTTTAAAAAATATGCAGGTATTATGTCAGGAGTTATTGGATTTTACTGTGAATGTATGTAATAAATATGAATTAGGTTATTGGTTGGAAGCGGGAAATTTATTAGGTGCTGTACGTCATGGGGGTTTTATTCCATGGGATGATGATATGGATATAGCAATGATGAGAAAAGAGTATAATAAATTTTCAGATATAATTGATGAAGAAGTAGTTTATCAAGGTTTAGATGATGTGATTATTATTCATAAAGATCAGGAAGTTAGAAAATACTTTATCAACCCATTTATCAAATTGGATTATATGTATGGGGAGAATGTTTTATCCGGAATTGATGTATTTCCATTTGATTTTACAAACAATTATAAAATGTCTCCAAAAAATCATGCCAAAGAAAGAGATAAATTTTATAAAAAATTATGCACTGGCCATAGTAGAGATGAGGTAATTAATGATTACTACGATAATATGGATTTAAATTGGGATGATGGAGAGTTTATAATTCCAGGTCTTGAAACTCCTAGATATTCTGCAGGTTATAATCATAAGTTCTATTTATGGAAAAAAAGTCGTTTTTTACCTTTTAAAACTCTTGAATTTAATGGGAAAGGATATAAGGTTCCAAATGATCCTGATTATTATCTCTCAACAACATATTCTAATCATATGAAGATTCCTTCTGTGATTAATCATCATCATACTAATGTTGCGGATGTTCGTAATGTTGAAGATATTAATTTAGCATATGAAAAAGCTATAAAACGATTGAATAGTGTAAATTTGGACTTTAAATAA